From a region of the Candidatus Abyssobacteria bacterium SURF_5 genome:
- a CDS encoding FHA domain-containing protein — MDTVIPKLVVVKGLSAQTYCITSDSISLGRALSNDFVISAEGVSRIHARIFKVGSGYHIEDMGSTNGTFIGEQQIKKETELRDGDVIGLGRSVALSFVFPLKPEKEAAQILDLSDEAEPVIRSAIDSGEREPSPRLISTIEIPSDIQFLRRTYQRLALLYQVNNSVGSMTDLDQLFERIAVIVVNLKKADRVAILLQDEQKELVPAVVKEKAEGAVHHPMHVNRAIVQKVIGEGIGILSDDGNDPRGAEGHSGRGVIGSVICGPLKRKEKIIGAIYVACLNQNEEFDEEDLKLLIAVCNEASIVIDNAYSYREIEELNKGLEEKVRQRTADLERALENLKDAQLQLVQSERASAVAQLLSGIAHEINNPVNYIMNGIDSLSRYVRELRWMNESYCQAARQAGLDLSEIEAEADRLNFSEHMSMLSDLLLAIHDGARRTAEIVQSLRGFSRTGESEIKEIDLNQTIDESLRLLSYRLKEGVTVEIEKGDIPLHSCYASQMGQVFLNLLDNAEQAIGQDGRILIKTWCDPSWVFISISDSGKGIAPEIIPKIFDPFFTTKTENGGIGLGLSISMAIVKRHGGDIRVQSEPGSGTTFTISLPREAKPGAAERG, encoded by the coding sequence GTTGTTGTAAAAGGCTTATCTGCACAAACCTACTGTATTACTTCAGATTCCATCTCATTGGGTCGGGCATTATCAAATGATTTTGTCATATCAGCGGAGGGTGTATCACGGATTCATGCCCGGATTTTCAAGGTGGGAAGCGGATACCATATCGAGGATATGGGGAGTACCAATGGCACGTTCATTGGCGAGCAGCAGATAAAAAAGGAAACGGAGCTGCGGGATGGAGATGTAATCGGACTCGGCCGTTCCGTTGCCCTGAGCTTTGTTTTCCCGCTCAAACCGGAGAAGGAAGCGGCACAGATCCTGGATCTCTCAGATGAAGCAGAGCCGGTGATCAGGTCTGCCATCGATTCTGGCGAGCGCGAACCGAGCCCGCGGCTTATCAGCACGATTGAGATACCGTCGGATATCCAATTCTTGCGCCGGACCTACCAGCGGTTGGCACTTCTGTACCAGGTGAACAATTCGGTAGGCTCGATGACCGATTTGGATCAATTATTTGAACGCATAGCCGTCATTGTGGTGAATCTGAAGAAAGCAGACAGAGTTGCCATCTTACTGCAGGACGAGCAAAAAGAGTTGGTTCCGGCGGTGGTCAAGGAAAAGGCCGAAGGTGCTGTGCATCACCCGATGCACGTCAATCGAGCGATCGTACAGAAAGTTATCGGGGAGGGTATCGGAATCCTCAGCGACGATGGGAATGATCCCCGTGGTGCTGAGGGTCATTCCGGCAGGGGCGTCATCGGCAGCGTCATATGCGGGCCGCTCAAGCGTAAGGAAAAAATCATCGGCGCAATCTACGTGGCCTGTTTGAATCAGAATGAAGAGTTTGATGAAGAAGACTTGAAGCTGCTGATTGCCGTGTGCAATGAAGCGTCGATCGTCATCGACAACGCGTATTCGTATCGGGAGATTGAGGAATTGAACAAGGGGCTCGAGGAGAAAGTGCGACAACGCACAGCGGACCTTGAGCGCGCGCTGGAGAATCTGAAAGATGCCCAGTTGCAGCTCGTTCAATCTGAACGGGCATCCGCCGTAGCTCAATTGCTCTCCGGCATCGCCCACGAAATAAACAACCCCGTAAACTACATCATGAACGGCATTGACTCGCTCAGCCGCTATGTCCGAGAGCTTCGTTGGATGAACGAAAGCTACTGTCAGGCGGCGCGGCAGGCCGGTCTCGACTTGAGCGAGATCGAAGCGGAGGCGGATAGATTAAATTTCTCTGAACATATGTCTATGCTAAGCGACCTGCTGTTGGCCATTCATGACGGTGCCAGGCGAACCGCTGAGATCGTTCAGTCGCTTCGCGGTTTCTCGCGTACCGGTGAATCTGAGATCAAGGAAATCGATCTGAATCAGACAATCGACGAATCTTTGCGGTTGCTGTCGTATCGATTGAAGGAGGGGGTGACGGTAGAAATTGAGAAAGGCGATATTCCCCTTCATTCCTGCTACGCGTCGCAGATGGGCCAGGTGTTCCTCAACCTGCTCGATAACGCCGAGCAGGCAATCGGTCAGGACGGACGAATTCTCATCAAGACGTGGTGCGATCCATCATGGGTTTTCATTAGCATATCGGATTCGGGAAAAGGAATCGCACCTGAAATCATCCCGAAGATCTTCGATCCCTTCTTCACAACGAAGACTGAAAATGGGGGCATTGGTCTTGGCCTTTCGATCAGTATGGCCATTGTAAAGCGCCATGGAGGAGATATCAGAGTGCAGAGCGAACCAGGATCTGGAACGACTTTTACGATATCGCTTCCCCGAGAAGCAAAACCGGGTGCAGCCGAGCGGGGCTGA
- a CDS encoding response regulator — protein MEEISECRANQDLERLLRYRFPEKQNRVQPSGADIMQREPILYVDDDHNNLIVFRTAFLDYFDVCACSSAEEALSLCERREFPVIIADQRMPGMKGTDFLEIVKEKYPLTIRMILTAYTDVVDVLDAINKGSVYKYLTKPWRTEDLLMTLHRALEAYHLSQENRRLTDQLIEAAKLSVLGQFSAGIAHEIRNELSLITLAELIREKYPKDEMLQRYSAILLEARDHLLEIVNEVTNVARGVEPSCEKKPVPLAEIIQNALSLVRYDRNFDGKTLVEKVSQNPVISGDKGKLRQVFINVLQNAAHATDSCNQGVITIETLEEPGFGVVAISDNGCGIAPENMARIWEPFFTTKQEHGTGLGLDICQKILHAHNGRIECTDSSPDGTTFKVWLPLHRQD, from the coding sequence ATGGAGGAGATATCAGAGTGCAGAGCGAACCAGGATCTGGAACGACTTTTACGATATCGCTTCCCCGAGAAGCAAAACCGGGTGCAGCCGAGCGGGGCTGACATTATGCAAAGGGAACCTATTCTCTACGTTGATGACGACCACAACAATCTTATCGTCTTTAGGACTGCTTTCCTCGATTATTTCGATGTCTGTGCCTGCTCTTCGGCTGAAGAAGCCCTCTCCCTTTGCGAGCGGCGCGAATTCCCTGTCATTATCGCCGATCAGCGAATGCCCGGAATGAAGGGGACTGATTTTCTGGAAATCGTCAAGGAGAAGTACCCGCTGACGATTCGAATGATACTCACAGCGTACACCGATGTGGTAGACGTTCTTGATGCCATTAATAAAGGCAGCGTGTACAAGTACCTGACAAAGCCGTGGCGAACTGAGGACTTGCTCATGACGCTGCACCGGGCGCTCGAGGCGTACCATCTGTCACAGGAGAACCGCCGCTTAACCGATCAATTGATCGAGGCGGCCAAATTGTCGGTGCTTGGTCAATTTTCTGCGGGAATCGCACATGAGATAAGGAACGAACTGAGTTTGATCACATTGGCTGAACTCATTCGAGAGAAGTACCCGAAAGACGAGATGCTCCAGCGCTATTCTGCAATTCTGCTCGAAGCCCGCGACCATCTGCTGGAAATTGTGAACGAGGTCACGAATGTGGCGCGTGGAGTGGAGCCTTCATGCGAGAAAAAGCCGGTTCCGCTGGCTGAGATTATTCAAAACGCGCTTTCCCTTGTCAGGTACGACAGGAATTTCGACGGCAAAACCCTGGTTGAGAAGGTTTCGCAAAATCCTGTCATCTCAGGCGACAAGGGCAAGTTGCGCCAGGTATTTATCAATGTCCTGCAGAATGCCGCTCATGCAACCGATTCTTGCAACCAGGGCGTCATTACAATCGAAACCCTCGAAGAACCTGGCTTCGGCGTGGTGGCAATTAGCGACAACGGGTGCGGGATCGCACCGGAGAACATGGCCCGCATTTGGGAACCATTCTTTACCACCAAACAGGAGCATGGAACCGGGCTGGGCCTGGATATCTGCCAAAAGATTCTCCATGCGCACAATGGACGTATTGAGTGCACCGATTCCAGTCCGGACGGGACAACCTTTAAGGTCTGGCTGCCGCTGC